In Catenulispora sp. MAP5-51, the sequence CGGTGCGCTTCCAGACCAGGTAGATGATCGGCACCATGAGGACCAGGCCGACCTCGAAGAACATCGGGATGCCGACGACCATCGCGGCCAGCACCATGGCCCACGGCGCGCGCTTCTCGCCGACCCGGTCCACGATCGCCCCGACCAGCCGGTCGGCGCCTCCGGAGTCGACCAGCATCTTGCCGAGCATCGCGCCCAGGGCCACGATCACGCCGACGTTCCCGAGCACGCCGCCGACCCCGGTCTCGGTGGTCGACAGCAGCTTGTCCACCGGGATGCCGCCGGCGATGCCGACGAACAGGCCGCCGATCAGCAGCGCCAGGAACGGGTGGATCTTCGTCACCGCGGTCATCAGCACCACGAGGGCGATGCCGGCGAGCGCGACCACGATCAGGCGGGTGTCGTGGCCGGTCCAGGCAGTGGATTTGGCGGCCTTGGCAGCGGCCGCCACGAGTATCGGGTGTGTCGCTATCGCAGAGCCCATCACGCGCCGGCCTCCCCGTTGTCGGCGGCTGCATGGCTGTCCGTGGCTGCATGGCTGTCCGCGGCCGCCTGGTCGTGCGCGGCTTCCACGGCTTCCAGGTGCTCGGTGCGGATCAGGTTCTCCGCCACGGTCAGCGGCGCGTCGTGGTCGTCGACCTTGATGCGCACCGGGTTCTCGTCGTCGGCCGGCGGCTCCAGGTCCCCGAACTGCGAGTCGAGGAGCTCCGGCGGGAAGAAGTGGCCGTTGCGCGCGGTGAGCCGGCGGGCCACGGTCTCGCGGTCGGCGTCCAGGTAGATGAGGCGGACCTGCGGGCGTCCCTGAAGAAGGCGGTCGCGGTAGACGCGCTTGAGCGCCGAGGACGTGACGACGCCGGGGCGGCCCTTGGCGGTGGTCTCGTCGATCCAGTGCCCGATGTTGTCCAGCCAGGGCCGGCGGTCCTCGTCGGTCAGCGGATGGCCGGCGGACATCTTGGCGATGTTGGCCTGCGGATGGAACGCGTCCGCCTCGGCGTACTCCCAGCCCAGCCGGCCGGCGAGCAGCGAGCCGATGGTGGTCTTCCCGCTGCCGGAGACGCCGGTGATCAGCAGGATCGGGGGCTCGGCGCCGGTGCCGGACGCGCCGGCTCCGGACGGTGATGCGGCATTCACGGTTGCAGTCTCCTTTGACCCCGTACGCGACACCTCGTGGCGCGCCACGCGTCACCGTAGGCCAAAAAGTATGACTATTAAAGAGGTGGTGACTATTCCGTAATATGAAGCCGCGATGGTGGGACGATGATGGCCTGGCACCGCCACGCCACGGGAGGATGAACCGCATGCCGGAGTTGGGCAAAGGACTGGCCGGCAAGGTCGCCGACGACCTCGGCCACGCCATCGCCGGCGGCCACCGCGCCCCCGGCGAGGTGCTGCGCACCGACGACCTCGCGGAGGCCTTCGCCGTCAGCCGCACCGTGATCCGCGAGGCGGTGCAAGCACTTCAGGCCAAGCGCCTGCTGCGAAGTTCACCGCGCGTAGGCCTGACAGTACGGCCGGTAAGGGAATGGCACCTCTACGACCCGGACGTGATCCGCTGGCGCCTCGCGGGCACGCAGCGCACGACAGTCCTCGACGAACTGACGGAACTGCGCGGCGCGGTCGAGCCGGCCGCGGCTGCCGCGGCGGCCCGTCAGGCGGACCGGCAGAAGCGCACAAGCCTGCTGGAGAGCTCGGCCCGGATGCGCGCCGCCGCCGCGGTGGGGGACCGGACGTCGTTCCTGGAGGCGGACGTCGACTTCCACCGGCTGGTGCTGGCGATGTGCGGGAATCCCTTGTTCGCACAGCTGGCACCGGTGACGGAAGAACTACTGCGAGGGCGTGCCGCGCTGAAGCTGCTGCCCACAGCCCCCGACCCCGCCGACGCCGACCGCCACGACGCGGTGGCCGTCGCGGTCGCGTCGGGCGATCCGGCGCGCGCGGAGGTGGCGATGCGGGCGGTGGTCGCGGAGTCGCTGGCGGACATTCACATGCGGCTGGAGGCGCGCGAGGGGGATTGAGAGCGAACTGAGAGCGAGCTCCGATCAGGGCAGTTCGCGCTTGCCCTGACTGCCCCGCTCCCGGGCTTCCTTCTTCTGCTGCTTGGCCATCTCGGCGAGCTCGTCCAGCTTGGCGCGCTCGTCCTTGGTGGGCCGGCTGTACCGGGGCGCGTCGAACGCGGGCTTCTCCGGGCCGGGCACGCCGGGATGGCGGTGCGCCGCCTTGGCCTTCTCCGGCTCGTCGGCGCGGGGGTCGCGGCCGAGCAGGTCGGTGTGGCAGGCCAGCACCGCCTCGACCAGGCCGGCGCCGTACTCGGATTCGGCGAGGCGTCGCAGGCCGTCCCACTTGAAGCCGGCCTTCTTCAAGGCCCGCTTCTGGAAGAACGACATGCCCTCCAGTACGCCGACGACTTCCTCGGGCGGCATTGGCGTGTCCATGCCTCGATCCTAGGCCTGAGTAGCTCGGGCGCCAGATCTGAGTACCGCAACGGGTATTGGCGTGTCCCGGTCCGCGCCAGGGTTGGTGGCATGGGAGATGGGCTGGTCGGATGTCCGGACTGTGGTGCGCCGATGGCGGAGCGGCCGCAGCGCTGTTCGGCGTGCGGCTTGGTGTTGGTCGGTGAGACGGCCGCGCGGCTGTGGGCGGTGGATCAGCGTATTGCGGAGCTCACCACCGAGCGGGTCGCGTTGCTTCGTACGCTGCGCGCCGCCGGGAGCATCGGGATCGCCGCCGCCGTGCCAGATGGCGGCGGAGGGCCGGCGCCGGCTCTTCCGTCCTACCCCGTTCCTCCGCACCTTCTGGCCGGCCGTCCCCGCGTGGAGTGGAGCCGTCGGCGTGTCCAGAACCTGTTGCTGAGCCTCGGCGTCCTGCTGCTCGCGGTCGCCGCGCTCATCTTCATCGCCGTGAACTGGGGCACGCTCGGCGCCGGGGGACGCGCTGGCGTCATGGCGGGCGTCACCGTCTCGGCGGCCGGCGCGGCGACGGTGGCCGCACGGCGTGAGCTGCCCGCGACCGCCGAGTCCGTTGCGGCGCTGACCGTCGCGCTGCTGATCGTCGACGGCGTGGGGCTGCGGCTCATGGGGGTCGGCGGCGGGATCGCCCTGACGACTTATGCGGGTGCTGTGTCGGCGGTGATCGCTGTGGTGACGGCCGTGTGGTCGGTGCGAGTCAGGATCCGTGCACTCCGCGTCGTCGCGCTCATCGCCGCCGAACTCGTGCTGCCGCTGGTGACCGGTACGGGCGTCCGTCCCGCCGAAGTCGCGGCCGTCTACGGGCTGCAAGCGGTCGTGCTTCTCGTTTTCCGCTTCCGTCTCGCGCCGGACCTGCTTCGCATCACGGCGTACATCTGGTGGGGAATCTCCCTTTTCGCCGCCGTCGTCGCCACCTACGGCCACGCCGGTCTGCGTTCGGACTGGGGTCCGGTCGAGCTGGCGGCGTTCACCGCGATCGCCGTGTGGGCCGCACTCCACGATGCCACCGAGCTCCACTTGGCGCTGGCCACAGCCACCGGCATCGCCGCGCTGTGCGGATTCGTCCCGCATCTGGACGCGAGCTGGCGTGCCCCGGCCGTCGAAGTGGCGGCCCTGCTGGCCGCGCTGGCTGTCCTGCTGATCCCGACCCGCGTCGCGCAGGCTTCGACGGCGGTCGTCGCGGCTGCGGGCCTCGGCGCCCTGCTGACCGCCAAGAAGCCCATCGCCGAAGCGCTCGCGGCGCCGGCCGGGGTCACCCGCGATGAGATCTGGCACGGCGCCTGGCCCCGCATCCGCAGCCTGCGCGCCACCGACGCGATCCACACCGGCCAGCCCTGGCCCGGCACCGCGCAGCTGGCCGTGCTGGCGCTCGCGGCGCTGGCCACCGCCGTCGTGCTCGGGCCGAAGATGCCGGTGACGCCGGTGACGCCGGAGACGCTAAAGACGCCGAAGCGGGCCGCCGCGCGGCGGGCGGTCGTGCCGACGATCGCGGTCCTGGTCGTCGTCAACCTCATCCTGGTTCCGCTCGAAGCCTCCTGGACTCTCCCGGCCGCCGTCGGCTGGGAGCTGGTCCTCGGCGCGGTCTTGCTGATCGCCGCGATGAGGAAGGACTCTGCGAACGCCCGAGTGCCCGCGATCGTCGGAGCGTGCTTCCTTGTCCACGCGGCCCTGTGGTCGCTGCGCTCGCCGGTCCTCACCGTCGTCGCCGTCGCGGTGACCCTTCTCGCCACGACGGCCGCCGCGCTGGCGGCTCGTAAGCGAGTCCGCGATCGCCTCGTCCTGGTGACCGCGGCAGCCGCACTCCTGGCCGTCGAGGCCGCTCTGATCGCCGGGTATCAGGGTGCGTCGTTCGCGCAGATCGGTGTGGTCCTCGGCATGGTGGCGGCCGCGGTGATGATGACCGCTTACATACTCGGCGGGCGTCTCGACACGGTCCTCGCCACGGCGCTCCAGGTCGTCGTCCTCGTCGTGGCCGCCACGGCGATCGGCTTCTCCGCATACGAGCCGGTCGCGCTCGCCATCACGACGGCCGTCCTCATCGCTGCGACGGCCCCGGCGATCGTCCTGGGCAGGGAGCCGCTTGCGCCCGTGTGGCCCGCGCTCGTCCAGGTGCTCCTCTGCCTGGAGACCGATACCGTCCACCGCTGGATCGCCCCTGACGCCGACCTCGGCTCGCGGGCGCTGATCCTGGCGCTGGTCGCGGCTGCGGTTTCCGTTGCGGCCACGGCCTTCCGGCGTTTGCCGGAGAAGGCGGCCGCGGTGGCGCTAATAACAGGCCCTTCGATCTACACGCTGGCCACCATCGGCACCATCGCCGGTCGCCGCTTCGATCCGATCTGGCTCGGTCTCCTGGCGGGCGGTGTCGCGGCCGCGCTGATCGCGGCGCTCGGAGCGGTCCGATCAGCCCGAGCAGCCGAGGACACGACCGCCCGCGACCCCCGCCTCGCGATCCACCTTCCGGCGGCCATCAGCTCTCTGCTTCTGGTGGCCGGCAGCTGGGTCCGGCTGGCGGAGTCGCACATCCACTCCGTCGAGCCGTACACCCTCCCGGCCGCCGTGATCCTCCTCGGTGCCGGCCACCTGCGCCGCCGCCACGACCCGGAAGCCGCGTCGTGGCCCTGCTACGGCCCCGGCCTCGTCCTCGGCCTCACGCCGACCCTTCTCCAGGCGCTCGCCGATCCCGGCCTGCTGCGGCCCGCGCTGGTCGGCGTCGCGGGGCTGGGCGTGCTGGCCGCCGGGGTCAGGGGACGGCTTCAGGCTCCGTTGGCCGTCGGCTCGGCCGTCCTCGCGATCGACGCTGTGGCGCAGCTGTCCCCGGCGCTCGCGGCCGCGTACGACGCCGTCCCGCGCTGGACGCTGATCGCGCTGGCCGGGGCCCTGCTCCTGGCCCTCGGCGTCGGCTATGAGCGGCGCATCCGCGACCTGCGCACGCTCGGCCGGAAGTTCAGCGGGCTACGGTAGCCCTTGTGTCAGATACCGATCTTGAATCAGGCGCCGATCTTGAGTCGGGTGCCGATCGTGTTTCAGATGCCGACCTGGCGGCGGAGTCCGCTGACGTCCGGCGCTTCTGGCAGGGCCTGGGCCTGCCCGGCCTGATCGACGTCCACACCCACTTCATGCCGCACCGCCTCCTGGAGCGGATCCAGGCCTACTTCGACGCCGCCGGTCCGCTGATCGGCCGCGAATGGCCGATCCGCTACCGGCAGGACGAGCGGCGCCGGCTGGAGATCCTGCGCGGATTCGGGGTGCTGGCCTTCACGTCCCTGGCCTACCCGCACAAGCCGGGCATGGCCGAGAGCCTGAACGCCTGGACCGCGGACTTCGCGGCGCGCACCCCGGACTGTCTGCACAGCGCGACCTTCTTCCCCGAGCCCGAGGCGGCCGGCTACGTCCCGGCGGCGATCGAGGCCGGGGCCCGGGTGTTCAAGGCGCACGTCCAGGTCGGCGGCTACGACCCCGCCGACCCGCTGCTGGTCCCGGTGTGGGGAGCGCTGGCCGAGGCAGGGATCCCGGTGATCGTCCACTGCGGCTCGGGGCCGGTCGCGACCCGGTACACCGGCCCGGAGCCGATGGCGCGGGTGCTGGCCCGCCATCCGGCGCTGCGGCTGGTCGTCGCGCACTTCGGGCTGCCCGAGTATGTCGGCTTCCTCGACCTGGCGGAGCGGTACGACGGCGTCCTGTTCGACACCACGATGGCCTTCACCGACTTCTTCGGGCACGTCGAGCTGCCGGACCGGGAGCGCAAGCGCATCGCGGAGTTCGAACAGCGGATCCTGTTCGGCAGCGACTTCCCGAACATCCCCTACAGCTACACAGGCGCGCTGGAAGCCTTGTCCCGCCTCGATTTCGGCGAGGGCTGGCTCCGCGCCGTGTGCCACGGGAACGCGGCGCGGATGTTCGGGGTGTGAGGGGTCTCAGCCGGTGTGCGGGTTGTGAGGGGTCTCAGCCCTCGTGGCGGCGGCCGGTCACGTCCCAGAAGTGGTGGATCGGGTCGTGGACGAAGTAGCGGGCCAACGACTCGATCGTGAAGTCGGAGCCGTCGCCGCGGTGGCCGGTGCGCTCCCACTGGTCGGCGGACACCGCCTCGAAGCGGGCGGCGACCGTCTCGGCGGTGTCGGCGAGCTCGGCGAAGACCTTGTCGGGGTCCTGCGCGTGGTACTCGTCCTCCACCGCCGTCGTGTCCTGGTCCCAGTTCGGGTACTCGGGGTCGTCCTCGTTCAGCATGAGCTCGACGCGGAGCAGGTAGATCTTGTTGCAGTCGCGGACGTGGCAGGCGTACTCCAGCGGCGACCACTTGGCCGGCTCCGGACGTGTGCGCACGGCCTCGGCGCCGGTCTCGGCGAAGTAGCCGCGCCAGGCCTCGGCGTTGGCGCGCAGCAGGGCCGGGACTTCCTCGCGGGCGATGGTGCCGGCCGCGAAGCCGCACTCCGGGCAGGGGCGCTGGAGCACCCACGTCCAGTTCTTGGTGTCCGGTGTGATGGTCATGGCGTCACCCTAGCGGCGCCGGGGCGGTCGGTAGAGTGCGTTCCATGCCGCAGACAAACTCGCGCCAGGTGTGGGTCCCCTTCGGACAGTCGGCGAAGGAGGTCCCCGACGGGTTGGCGGCCGACGTGTTCACCGGCACGGGCGTCGACGAGCCCGGCGGTGTCCCGGACTCGATCGACGAGGTCGAGTTCTTCGTGCTGCCGTACATGTTCGTCAACGCGCACCCCGAGTTCATGGCGCGGATGCCGAAGCTGAAGGTGGCGCAGACGCTGACGGCCGGGTACGAGAACGTGCTGCCGTACGTCCCCGACGGCGTGACGCTGTGCAACGCCCGCGGCCTGCACGACGCCTCGACGGCGGAGCTGGCGCTGACGCTGACCCTGTCGGCGCTGCGTGGCATCCCGCGTTATGTGCGCCAGGCCGAGCGGGGCGACTGGGCGCCGACCTACAAGACCGACCCGAACGCGGTCGACGAGGCCTTGGCCGACAAGACGGTCCTGATCCTCGGCTACGGCTCGATCGGCTCCGCCATCGAACGCCGCCTGGCCGGCTTCGAGGTCGAGGTCCTGCGCGTGGCCCGCACCGCCCGCGAGGGCGTGCACGCGTTCTCGGAGATCGACACGCTGCTCCCGCAGGCCGACGTGGTGATCGCGATGGTCCCGGCCACCGACGAGACCCGCGGCATGATCGACGCGCGCTTCCTGGCGCGGATGAAGGACGGCGCGCTGCTGGTCAATGTGGCGCGCGGCGTCGTGGTGCGCACCGAGGCGCTGATCGCGGAGTGCGCCTCGGGACGGCTGCGCGCGGCGCTGGACGTGACCGACCCCGAGCCGCTGCCGGCGGACCACCCGCTGTGGCAGACGCCGAACGTGCTGATCACGCCGCACGTCGGCGGGGCTTCGACCGCGTTCCTGCCCCGGGCGCTGCGGCTGATCGACACGCAGCTGCGGCGGTTCGCGGCCGGGGAGGAGCTGGAGAACGTGGTGCGGGCCGGGTGAGGGCGGGGTGAAGGCGGAGTGAGGCTGGTTTGCGGGCCGGGGCAAGGCCCCCTGGTTGCTCGGTCGCGTAACAGCCGACGAGCTGTACCGGAGGCCTTGCGCCTACTCGCGGATCTCAGCTGCTGGCGGTGAGTCCAGTCGGCGTCAGCCCTGCGCTTTCAAAGGCCCTATACGCCTGCTCAGCCTGGTTCTGCGCGCCGTAATAGTTCGGGTGGACGAACGTGCACGCCTCACCGGCGATGAACGGCACCCCGACAGGAAGCGAGTTCTCGACCTCGTCGCGCCCCGCACAGTGGTACTCCGGCTTCGCCGGCTTGCTGACGCCGGGAGGCAGGACCAGCTTGTCGAAGATCCCGTACATCCACTTGTCCGGGTTCGGCGGCTGGTTGGCGCTGTTTGAGGGAAGGCAGGCGCCGTGAGCGATGCTGGAGGTGTAGGTGTCCACATAGGTGGCCCCGGCCGTCTCCGCGGCGTTCTCGACCTCGAAGTTGAGAGCCTGCTCGATCTCATCGAACCAAGGGGCGTCGTCCTTCATCATGGGGCCGAGCTTGTAGAAGTTGGGGATGCCGAGGATTTCCCGTGTGCACTGGCTCTGAATCGGTGCTCCGGCGACCGCGGGGTAGCCCAGGACGAATACCTTGGCGTTCGGGGCGTGCTGTTTGATGGCCGCCATGGTGGCGGCCAAGCCTGTCCGCAGGGTCCGCCACCCCGCGTCGAGTTGGGGCCTGCCTTCACCCGTTTCGAAGTAGGGCTGGCACCGATGGTTCTCGCTTCCCAGCTCCATGCACTTGGTCAGAATCGGGCCGAATCCCAGGTCGTTGCCTCCGATGCCGACCGTGACGATGTCCGTGTCGGCGGTCACCACGTCAATCTGCGGCGGGCGTGCCGGATACCCTCCCTCCGGGGCGCCGTTGTAAGGCGGGCCGACCAGCGCGGTCTGCTTGCCCAGAATCCCGGCGTCGACCGTCGCGGAGCCGCAGGTGACATCGGTCAGGTTCACCCAGTTCGGGCTCTGCGTGTTCAAGCGGGTCGCCAGTTGCTGTTCCCAGTTGCGCCCGGATCGGCCGCAGCCGTCCGAGTCAGCCGGGCTCTGCCACGGCGGGACCGCGACGTCCGCCATGTAGGAGTCGCCCAGGGCGGCCCACTTCAGCGGCTTGTTCTGCTGTGCCGCGGCGCCGTGCACCGTCAGGACGGCCACGCACGCGGCTGCCACGGCGGTGGCGGCTGTGCGGAGTGTCATTTTCCGAAGCATCGACATCATCCCTTCACCTGAGGAGTGATCACGTGATCACGGGCGAAAGGGTAATGTCGTGAACTGCGGATATTCCGTTCACGTGCAAGTATGCCAAGGTGTTTCACTCGTGGGTGTTATTCGTATGCATAGACCCGTGACTATGCGCCCTCTGACGAAAGTGCGTGCCACGGATTCCGAGTCGCATCCGTGGCACGCACTTTCGCTGGCGTGAAGTCTTAAGCCTCCGCGTGTGATGACCCGACCAACTCCGGGGATCGCTCCTCGGCGCCGTCCCCAGCGCCCTCGCTGACGCCGAACCGGTTGTGGAACCGCCGCAAAGGTCCCGGCGCCCACCAGGCGCTGCGCCCCAGCACCCGCATCGCGGCCGGCACCAGGATGCCGCGGATCAGCAGCGCGTCGATCAGGATCGCCACGCCGCAGCCCAGACCGAAGAACTGCAGGAAGCTCACCGAGGCGGTGCCGAAGGCGAAGAAGCTCACCGCCAGCAGGCCGGCCGCCGTGGAGACGATGCGGCCGGTGCGGGCCAGGCCCTCGCTCACCGAGTGGCGCAGGTCCGCGCCCTGGGCGTGGAGTTCCTTGATGCGGCTGGTGAGGAAGACCTCGTAGTCCATCGACAGGCCGAAGGCGATGCAGAACAGCAGGACCGTCATCGCCGTGTCCATCGGGCGCGGGGTGAAGCCGAGCAGGCCGGACAGGTGGCCCTGCTGGAAGATCCAGACCATCGTGCCGATCGAGGCCGACAGGCCCAGGGTGTTCAGGAGCAGGGCCCGCAGCGGCTGGGTGACGCTGCCGGTGAACAGGAACAGCACGATGAAGGTCGTCAGCACCACCCAGGCGATCGCGTAGGGCAGGCGGGCTGTGATCCCGTGCTCGGAGTCGATGAGCCGGGCCGTGTCGCCGCCGATCAGCGTCGAGGTGCCGGCCGGGCCGGGGACCGCGCGGGCGTCGCGGACCAGCTGCTCGGCCGCCGCGGAGTGGCCGCCCGCCGCGGTGAAGACCGTCAGGCGCTGGGCCGAGGCGGTGGCCATGCCGGTATCGGAGGGGCCGATGCCCAGGGCCGTGCCGTGCTCGAACGAGCCGGCGCTGCTGTCCACGCGCACGGCGCCCGGCAGCGTCGAGAGCTTGGCGGCGTACGTGGCGACCGATGAGGTGTCGGCCGGCCCGGTCGTGACGACCTGGACCGCCGTCGCCTGGTTGCCCTGGAAGTCGTTGTGCAGGGTGTCGGCGGCGACGCGGGCCGGTGCGCTGGTCGGCAGGACCGTCTCGTCGGGGGTGCCGAAGGAGGCGCCGAACAGGGGCGCCGCGAGGAACGCCAGGACGGCCACCACCGGCAGCGCCATCAGGGCCGGCCGCTTCATCACGGCCGAGGCCAGGCGGCCCCAGGCCGGCGCGGCCGAGCCCTGCTGGGCGTTGCGGCGCCAGGGCACGCGGCCGGCGTTGACGCGGGTGCCCAGGGCCGCCAGCAGCGCCGGCATGATGATCAGGGCGCTGAGGGCGGCGATCGCGACCACGCCGATGCCGGCGTAGGCGAACGAGCGCAGGAAGTAGAACGGGAAGACCAGGAGGGCGGCCAGGGCGGCGGCGACCGTCAGCGCCGAGAAGGCGATGGTGCGGCCGGCCGTGCGCATCGTGCCCAGGACCGCGTCGGGGACGCTCGTGCCCTGCGCCAGGAACTCCCGGTAGCGGGCGACCATCAGGAGCGCGTAGTCGATGCCCAGGCCCAGGCCCAGGGCGGTGGTCAGGTTGATGGCGAAGACCGAGACGTCGGTGATGCGGCCCAGGATCGCCAGTTCGGCGAACGTGCCCAGGATCGCGACCAGGCCGATCGCCAGCGGCAGCAGGGCCGCGACCAGGCTGCCGAAGGCCAGGATCAGCAGGACCAGGGTCAGCGGGATGGCAATGGACTCGGCCGCGGCCAGGTCCTTGGTGACCTGGGAGGTGACGTTGTGGTTCACCGCCGCCTCGCCGCCGGCCTGGATCGTCACGGCGGTGTTGTCCTTGACGTAGCCGGACAGCAGGCGGTCGGTGGTCTTGCCGATCGTGGTGTCGTCGCCGAGGACGCGGACCAGGACCATCGCGGAGTGGCCGTCGGTGGAGCGCAGGGCCGGGCTGTGGTCGGCGAAGTACGACACGACGTTGCTGACACCGTGGTCGGCCGACAGCTCCTGCGTCAGGGTCTGGCCGGCCTGGGCGGCGGTGCCCTGGTCGATGCCGCCGGCGCGGGCGCCGACCACCAGGATCAGGTTGGCCTGGCCGCCGAACTGGCTGTCGATGGCCTGCTGCGACTTCCAGGACTGGGAGCCGGTGTCGTCGAAGCCGCCGGACTTCAGCACGCCGAACGCGCCGACGCCGACCGCGACCATGGCCACCAGCAGCAATGAGGCGGCGATCAGGACGGCCTTGGGCCGCCCCACCGCGAGTCTTCCGATTCTTTCGAGCATGGCTGTGGAGCCCCCTCCGGGTCTGGCGTCACCTTCAAGTTGACGCCGTTAACATCAACTGTGCCGGTCATTGTTAACGGTGTCAACATGAGGCACGATGAACAGGTGAGCACGCCCAAGACCGCCTCCCGGACCCGCTACCACCACGGCGACCTGCGCAACGCGATGATGGACTCGGCGGTGGAACTGGCCCGCACCGGCGGCCCGGAGGCGGTGGTGCTGCGCGAGGTGGCGCGCCGGGTCGGCGTCTCGGCGACCGCGGCCTACCGGCATTTCTCCGATGCCGAGGCACTGCTCGACGAGGTGAAGAAGAGCGCGCTTGCGGACCTGGCCGCCGCGCTGGAGGCCGCGACATGTGCGGTGCCGGACGACGGCGACCCCGGCGACGTCGCGGTGGCCCGGCTGCGTGCCTCGGCGAACGCCTACATCGACTTCGCGATCGACCAGGCCGGGCTGTTCATGACCGCTTTCTGTCGCACCACGGTACCCGGCGGGGAGCACCCGGAGTACGAGGGCGAGCCGTTCGACCAGACCGAGGCCTTCCTGGCCCTGGGCCGGCTGCTGGACCAGGTGGTCGCGACCG encodes:
- a CDS encoding DinB family protein; this encodes MTITPDTKNWTWVLQRPCPECGFAAGTIAREEVPALLRANAEAWRGYFAETGAEAVRTRPEPAKWSPLEYACHVRDCNKIYLLRVELMLNEDDPEYPNWDQDTTAVEDEYHAQDPDKVFAELADTAETVAARFEAVSADQWERTGHRGDGSDFTIESLARYFVHDPIHHFWDVTGRRHEG
- a CDS encoding MMPL family transporter encodes the protein MLERIGRLAVGRPKAVLIAASLLLVAMVAVGVGAFGVLKSGGFDDTGSQSWKSQQAIDSQFGGQANLILVVGARAGGIDQGTAAQAGQTLTQELSADHGVSNVVSYFADHSPALRSTDGHSAMVLVRVLGDDTTIGKTTDRLLSGYVKDNTAVTIQAGGEAAVNHNVTSQVTKDLAAAESIAIPLTLVLLILAFGSLVAALLPLAIGLVAILGTFAELAILGRITDVSVFAINLTTALGLGLGIDYALLMVARYREFLAQGTSVPDAVLGTMRTAGRTIAFSALTVAAALAALLVFPFYFLRSFAYAGIGVVAIAALSALIIMPALLAALGTRVNAGRVPWRRNAQQGSAAPAWGRLASAVMKRPALMALPVVAVLAFLAAPLFGASFGTPDETVLPTSAPARVAADTLHNDFQGNQATAVQVVTTGPADTSSVATYAAKLSTLPGAVRVDSSAGSFEHGTALGIGPSDTGMATASAQRLTVFTAAGGHSAAAEQLVRDARAVPGPAGTSTLIGGDTARLIDSEHGITARLPYAIAWVVLTTFIVLFLFTGSVTQPLRALLLNTLGLSASIGTMVWIFQQGHLSGLLGFTPRPMDTAMTVLLFCIAFGLSMDYEVFLTSRIKELHAQGADLRHSVSEGLARTGRIVSTAAGLLAVSFFAFGTASVSFLQFFGLGCGVAILIDALLIRGILVPAAMRVLGRSAWWAPGPLRRFHNRFGVSEGAGDGAEERSPELVGSSHAEA
- a CDS encoding gluconokinase; translation: MNAASPSGAGASGTGAEPPILLITGVSGSGKTTIGSLLAGRLGWEYAEADAFHPQANIAKMSAGHPLTDEDRRPWLDNIGHWIDETTAKGRPGVVTSSALKRVYRDRLLQGRPQVRLIYLDADRETVARRLTARNGHFFPPELLDSQFGDLEPPADDENPVRIKVDDHDAPLTVAENLIRTEHLEAVEAAHDQAAADSHAATDSHAAADNGEAGA
- a CDS encoding 2-hydroxyacid dehydrogenase yields the protein MPQTNSRQVWVPFGQSAKEVPDGLAADVFTGTGVDEPGGVPDSIDEVEFFVLPYMFVNAHPEFMARMPKLKVAQTLTAGYENVLPYVPDGVTLCNARGLHDASTAELALTLTLSALRGIPRYVRQAERGDWAPTYKTDPNAVDEALADKTVLILGYGSIGSAIERRLAGFEVEVLRVARTAREGVHAFSEIDTLLPQADVVIAMVPATDETRGMIDARFLARMKDGALLVNVARGVVVRTEALIAECASGRLRAALDVTDPEPLPADHPLWQTPNVLITPHVGGASTAFLPRALRLIDTQLRRFAAGEELENVVRAG
- a CDS encoding SGNH/GDSL hydrolase family protein, which translates into the protein MTLRTAATAVAAACVAVLTVHGAAAQQNKPLKWAALGDSYMADVAVPPWQSPADSDGCGRSGRNWEQQLATRLNTQSPNWVNLTDVTCGSATVDAGILGKQTALVGPPYNGAPEGGYPARPPQIDVVTADTDIVTVGIGGNDLGFGPILTKCMELGSENHRCQPYFETGEGRPQLDAGWRTLRTGLAATMAAIKQHAPNAKVFVLGYPAVAGAPIQSQCTREILGIPNFYKLGPMMKDDAPWFDEIEQALNFEVENAAETAGATYVDTYTSSIAHGACLPSNSANQPPNPDKWMYGIFDKLVLPPGVSKPAKPEYHCAGRDEVENSLPVGVPFIAGEACTFVHPNYYGAQNQAEQAYRAFESAGLTPTGLTASS
- a CDS encoding SCO7613 C-terminal domain-containing membrane protein; amino-acid sequence: MAERPQRCSACGLVLVGETAARLWAVDQRIAELTTERVALLRTLRAAGSIGIAAAVPDGGGGPAPALPSYPVPPHLLAGRPRVEWSRRRVQNLLLSLGVLLLAVAALIFIAVNWGTLGAGGRAGVMAGVTVSAAGAATVAARRELPATAESVAALTVALLIVDGVGLRLMGVGGGIALTTYAGAVSAVIAVVTAVWSVRVRIRALRVVALIAAELVLPLVTGTGVRPAEVAAVYGLQAVVLLVFRFRLAPDLLRITAYIWWGISLFAAVVATYGHAGLRSDWGPVELAAFTAIAVWAALHDATELHLALATATGIAALCGFVPHLDASWRAPAVEVAALLAALAVLLIPTRVAQASTAVVAAAGLGALLTAKKPIAEALAAPAGVTRDEIWHGAWPRIRSLRATDAIHTGQPWPGTAQLAVLALAALATAVVLGPKMPVTPVTPETLKTPKRAAARRAVVPTIAVLVVVNLILVPLEASWTLPAAVGWELVLGAVLLIAAMRKDSANARVPAIVGACFLVHAALWSLRSPVLTVVAVAVTLLATTAAALAARKRVRDRLVLVTAAAALLAVEAALIAGYQGASFAQIGVVLGMVAAAVMMTAYILGGRLDTVLATALQVVVLVVAATAIGFSAYEPVALAITTAVLIAATAPAIVLGREPLAPVWPALVQVLLCLETDTVHRWIAPDADLGSRALILALVAAAVSVAATAFRRLPEKAAAVALITGPSIYTLATIGTIAGRRFDPIWLGLLAGGVAAALIAALGAVRSARAAEDTTARDPRLAIHLPAAISSLLLVAGSWVRLAESHIHSVEPYTLPAAVILLGAGHLRRRHDPEAASWPCYGPGLVLGLTPTLLQALADPGLLRPALVGVAGLGVLAAGVRGRLQAPLAVGSAVLAIDAVAQLSPALAAAYDAVPRWTLIALAGALLLALGVGYERRIRDLRTLGRKFSGLR
- a CDS encoding FadR/GntR family transcriptional regulator — its product is MPELGKGLAGKVADDLGHAIAGGHRAPGEVLRTDDLAEAFAVSRTVIREAVQALQAKRLLRSSPRVGLTVRPVREWHLYDPDVIRWRLAGTQRTTVLDELTELRGAVEPAAAAAAARQADRQKRTSLLESSARMRAAAAVGDRTSFLEADVDFHRLVLAMCGNPLFAQLAPVTEELLRGRAALKLLPTAPDPADADRHDAVAVAVASGDPARAEVAMRAVVAESLADIHMRLEAREGD
- a CDS encoding amidohydrolase family protein → MAAESADVRRFWQGLGLPGLIDVHTHFMPHRLLERIQAYFDAAGPLIGREWPIRYRQDERRRLEILRGFGVLAFTSLAYPHKPGMAESLNAWTADFAARTPDCLHSATFFPEPEAAGYVPAAIEAGARVFKAHVQVGGYDPADPLLVPVWGALAEAGIPVIVHCGSGPVATRYTGPEPMARVLARHPALRLVVAHFGLPEYVGFLDLAERYDGVLFDTTMAFTDFFGHVELPDRERKRIAEFEQRILFGSDFPNIPYSYTGALEALSRLDFGEGWLRAVCHGNAARMFGV